One window of the Enterobacter huaxiensis genome contains the following:
- the deoB gene encoding phosphopentomutase, with protein MKRAFIMVLDSFGIGATEDADRFGDVGSDTMGHIAEACAKGEADNGRKGPLTLPNLTRLGLVKAHEGSTGKIAAGMDGNAEVVGAYAWAHELSSGKDTPSGHWEIAGVPVLFDWGYFSDHQNSFPQELLDKLVKRANLPGYLGNCHSSGTVILDELGEEHMKTGKPIFYTSADSVFQIACHEETYGLDKLYELCEIAREELTEGGYNIGRVIARPFIGDKAGNFQRTGNRHDLAVEPPAPTVLQKLVEEKAGHVVSVGKIADIYANCGITKKVKATGLDALFDATIKEMKEAGDKTIVFTNFVDFDSSWGHRRDIAGYAAGLELFDRRLPELMELVGEDDILILTADHGCDPSWTGTDHTREHIPVLVYGPKVKPGSLGHRETFADIGQTIAKYFGTSDMEYGKAMF; from the coding sequence ATGAAACGTGCATTTATTATGGTGCTGGACTCATTCGGCATCGGCGCAACTGAAGATGCAGATCGTTTTGGTGACGTGGGTTCCGATACCATGGGTCACATCGCGGAAGCCTGCGCCAAAGGCGAAGCGGACAACGGTCGTAAAGGTCCTCTGACCCTGCCAAACCTGACCCGCCTCGGTCTGGTAAAAGCGCATGAAGGTTCTACCGGTAAGATCGCAGCCGGTATGGACGGCAACGCGGAAGTGGTGGGCGCATACGCCTGGGCGCACGAGCTCTCTTCCGGTAAAGATACGCCGTCTGGACACTGGGAAATCGCCGGTGTACCGGTTCTGTTTGACTGGGGCTACTTCTCCGATCACCAGAACAGCTTCCCGCAGGAGCTGCTGGATAAGCTGGTGAAGCGTGCCAACCTGCCGGGCTACCTCGGTAACTGCCACTCTTCCGGTACCGTGATTCTGGACGAGCTGGGCGAAGAGCACATGAAAACCGGCAAGCCGATTTTCTACACCTCTGCCGACTCCGTGTTCCAGATTGCCTGCCACGAAGAGACCTACGGCCTGGATAAACTCTACGAGCTGTGCGAAATCGCCCGTGAAGAGCTGACCGAAGGCGGCTACAACATCGGCCGCGTTATCGCGCGTCCGTTTATCGGCGACAAAGCCGGTAACTTCCAGCGTACCGGCAACCGTCACGACCTGGCCGTTGAGCCACCGGCGCCGACCGTGCTGCAGAAGCTGGTTGAAGAGAAAGCCGGCCACGTGGTGTCCGTGGGTAAAATCGCGGATATCTACGCCAACTGCGGCATCACTAAAAAAGTGAAAGCCACCGGTCTGGACGCGCTGTTCGACGCCACCATCAAAGAGATGAAAGAGGCGGGCGACAAGACTATCGTCTTCACCAACTTCGTGGACTTCGACTCCTCATGGGGCCACCGCCGCGATATCGCGGGCTACGCTGCCGGCCTGGAGCTGTTTGACCGCCGTCTGCCGGAGCTGATGGAGCTGGTGGGTGAAGATGACATTCTGATCCTGACTGCGGACCACGGCTGCGACCCAAGCTGGACCGGTACCGACCACACCCGTGAGCACATTCCGGTGCTGGTGTACGGCCCGAAAGTGAAGCCGGGCTCGCTCGGTCACCGTGAAACCTTCGCGGATATCGGCCAGACCATCGCGAAATACTTTGGTACGTCTGACATGGAATATGGCAAGGCCATGTTCTAA
- the deoA gene encoding thymidine phosphorylase, with protein sequence MFLAQEIIRKKRDGHALSDEEIRFFINGIRDNTVSEGQIAALAMTIFFHDMSMPERVSLTMAMRDSGTVLDWKSLNLNGPIVDKHSTGGVGDVTSLMLGPMVAACGGYVPMISGRGLGHTGGTLDKLEAIPGFDIFPDDGRFRDIIKDVGVAIIGQTSSLAPADKRFYATRDITATVDSIPLITASILAKKLAEGLDALVMDVKVGSGAFMPTYELSAALAEAIVGVSNGAGVRTTALLTDMNQVLASSAGNAVEVREAVQFLTGEYRNPRLFDVTMALCVEMLISGKLAKDDAEARAKLQAVLDNGKAAEIFGRMVAAQKGPTDFVENYAKYLPTAMLSKAVYADGEGFVSAMDTRALGMAVVSMGGGRRQASDTIDYSVGFTDMARLGDSIDGQRPLAVIHAKDEASWQDAAKAVKAAIRLDDKAPETTPTVYRRITE encoded by the coding sequence GTGTTTCTCGCACAAGAAATTATTCGTAAAAAACGTGATGGTCACGCATTAAGCGACGAAGAGATCCGCTTCTTTATCAACGGCATTCGTGATAACACCGTCTCCGAAGGGCAGATTGCGGCTCTGGCGATGACCATCTTCTTCCACGATATGTCGATGCCGGAGCGCGTGTCGCTGACCATGGCGATGCGAGATTCAGGAACCGTTCTGGACTGGAAAAGCCTCAACCTCAACGGCCCGATTGTGGATAAACACTCCACCGGCGGCGTGGGTGACGTGACCTCCCTGATGCTTGGCCCAATGGTGGCAGCCTGCGGCGGTTACGTTCCAATGATCTCCGGGCGCGGCCTGGGCCACACCGGCGGCACGCTCGACAAACTGGAAGCCATTCCGGGCTTCGATATCTTCCCGGATGACGGCCGCTTCCGCGACATTATTAAAGACGTTGGCGTGGCGATTATCGGCCAGACCAGCTCTCTCGCTCCGGCAGACAAGCGTTTCTACGCAACCCGCGATATTACCGCGACCGTTGACTCCATCCCGCTGATCACCGCGTCGATTCTTGCCAAAAAGCTGGCAGAAGGTCTGGACGCCCTGGTGATGGACGTGAAAGTGGGCAGCGGCGCCTTTATGCCAACCTATGAACTTTCTGCTGCGCTGGCCGAAGCGATCGTTGGCGTCTCCAACGGCGCGGGCGTGCGCACCACGGCATTACTGACGGACATGAACCAGGTGCTGGCGTCCAGCGCCGGTAACGCCGTGGAAGTCCGCGAAGCCGTCCAGTTCCTGACGGGTGAATACCGCAACCCGCGTCTGTTCGACGTCACCATGGCGCTGTGCGTTGAGATGTTAATCTCCGGCAAGCTGGCCAAAGACGATGCGGAAGCGCGCGCGAAACTGCAGGCGGTGCTGGATAACGGCAAAGCGGCAGAGATCTTCGGCCGCATGGTTGCAGCCCAGAAAGGCCCGACCGATTTCGTCGAGAACTACGCGAAATACCTGCCAACCGCGATGCTCAGCAAGGCGGTCTATGCGGACGGCGAAGGCTTTGTGTCGGCAATGGACACGCGCGCGCTCGGCATGGCGGTTGTTTCGATGGGCGGCGGTCGTCGTCAGGCATCGGACACCATTGATTACAGCGTCGGCTTTACCGATATGGCCCGCCTGGGCGACAGCATTGACGGCCAGCGTCCGCTGGCGGTGATCCACGCCAAAGACGAAGCCAGCTGGCAGGACGCGGCGAAAGCGGTAAAAGCGGCAATCAGGCTTGACGATAAAGCACCGGAAACCACACCGACTGTCTATCGCCGTATCACTGAATAA
- the deoC gene encoding deoxyribose-phosphate aldolase has translation MTDLTASSLRALKLMDLTTLNDDDTSEKVIALCHQAKTPVGNTAAVCIYPRFIPIARKTLNEQGTPDVRIATVTNFPHGNDDIEIALAETRAAIAYGADEVDVVFPYRALIAGNEQVGFDLVKACKDACAAANVLLKVIIETGELKEEQLIRKASEISIKAGADFIKTSTGKVPVNATPESARIMMEVIRDMGVSKTVGFKPAGGVRTAEDAQQFLAIADELFGADWADSRHYRFGASSLLASLLKALGHGDGKSASSY, from the coding sequence GGACCTGACCACCCTGAACGATGACGACACCAGTGAAAAAGTCATCGCCCTGTGCCACCAGGCGAAAACGCCCGTCGGTAACACCGCCGCCGTCTGTATCTACCCGCGCTTTATCCCGATTGCCCGTAAAACGCTGAACGAGCAGGGCACGCCGGACGTGCGCATTGCAACCGTAACTAACTTCCCGCACGGCAACGACGATATCGAAATTGCGCTGGCGGAAACCCGCGCGGCGATTGCTTATGGCGCAGACGAAGTTGACGTGGTGTTCCCGTACCGCGCGCTGATCGCCGGCAACGAGCAGGTCGGTTTTGACCTGGTGAAAGCCTGTAAAGACGCGTGCGCGGCGGCAAACGTGCTGCTGAAAGTGATCATCGAAACCGGCGAGCTGAAAGAAGAGCAGCTGATTCGTAAAGCATCTGAAATCTCCATCAAAGCCGGTGCGGATTTCATTAAAACCTCTACCGGTAAAGTGCCGGTTAACGCCACCCCGGAAAGCGCCCGCATCATGATGGAAGTTATCCGCGACATGGGCGTGTCCAAAACCGTGGGCTTCAAACCTGCGGGCGGCGTGCGTACCGCTGAAGACGCGCAGCAGTTCCTGGCGATTGCCGACGAGCTGTTCGGCGCCGACTGGGCCGATTCCCGTCACTACCGCTTCGGCGCGTCCAGCCTGCTGGCAAGCCTGCTGAAAGCGCTGGGCCACGGCGACGGTAAGAGCGCAAGCAGCTACTGA